One window of Nitrososphaerota archaeon genomic DNA carries:
- a CDS encoding glycosyltransferase, with protein sequence MSLRASVAVITYNSGETIRDCLCSILNQDIPRSAYEVLVVDSGSTDGTAELVRTKQNVRLIIDERKGRGLARNVAIRNAKSDIVVFIDADCVAARDWLRTHIEVLNDKKMAALGGAVLFPPQSSWLIRTQHHLYFGGLERKKNAVTWDLATCNISFLRQPLEKIGFFDDTVHQGEDTLLCWKLVENGYEVGFHPGPKVMHLYKDMTLSDFLRLKRRDGSTDYNLQLLFSGKGPYRLPTGRVSVLLLSPLLFTARVARYASKVKSTAGVLAALGALGHLILASGYWVIGYLGASRRRTR encoded by the coding sequence TTGTCGCTCAGAGCTAGCGTCGCGGTAATAACCTATAACTCAGGGGAAACTATTCGTGACTGTCTGTGCTCCATTCTCAACCAAGATATTCCTCGCTCAGCGTATGAGGTACTGGTTGTAGATTCAGGATCCACTGATGGTACCGCTGAGCTAGTTCGTACAAAGCAGAATGTGCGACTGATAATTGATGAGCGGAAGGGACGAGGTTTGGCTAGAAATGTTGCGATACGTAATGCTAAATCTGATATAGTGGTCTTCATAGACGCTGATTGTGTTGCTGCTCGAGACTGGTTAAGGACACATATTGAGGTGCTTAATGATAAGAAGATGGCTGCGCTTGGCGGCGCGGTGCTGTTTCCACCTCAGAGCAGCTGGTTGATCAGAACTCAACATCATCTTTACTTCGGCGGGTTAGAGCGTAAAAAAAATGCTGTAACCTGGGATTTGGCCACCTGCAACATAAGTTTCCTTAGGCAGCCTCTAGAAAAGATAGGGTTCTTTGATGATACTGTACACCAAGGCGAGGATACGTTGTTATGTTGGAAACTGGTTGAAAACGGCTATGAAGTTGGTTTTCACCCGGGTCCCAAGGTAATGCATCTTTACAAGGATATGACGCTAAGCGACTTTCTACGTTTGAAGCGTAGAGACGGCTCTACTGATTACAACCTCCAACTGCTGTTTAGCGGGAAAGGGCCGTACCGACTCCCAACAGGCAGAGTTAGCGTGCTCTTACTTTCTCCGCTTCTCTTCACAGCAAGAGTTGCCAGATATGCTTCGAAAGTCAAGAGTACCGCAGGTGTTTTAGCTGCACTGGGAGCATTGGGACACTTGATTTTAGCATCAGGCTACTGGGTAATCGGCTACCTAGGCGCCTCGAGAAGAAGGACGCGCTAA